The Thermincola ferriacetica genomic sequence GAAAAAATTTGGTTCTTTTTAATTGACTGGGATTGTGAATCTGAGTACATAAAAAAGAGGCTGAAAAAGCCTCTTTTTTATGGTGCGCGTCTTGAGCTTTACCGGAAAAAGTTAATTATAAAAAATGCTATTGCTGCTACGATGGCAGAGAGTGGAGCCGTAAGGATCCAGGCATTAACAATATTTTTCGCCACGAACCATCTTACCGCCGACAGTCGTTGGGTAGAGCCTACACCCATGATGGATGCCGATATAACGTGGGTAGTGCTGACAGGCTTTCCTAATAAAGAAGCAGCTATGATTACCAGCGCTGCCGATGACTCAGCGGCAAAACCGTGTACAGGTTCAAGGCGAATGATTCGGGAACCCATGGTTTTAATTATACGCCAGCCGCCCAGAGACGTACCTAACGCCATTGCCGTAGCGCAAGCAACAACGACTAAAGTCGGCACTTTAAACTCGGGGATGAGACCGGCGGATAATAATGCCGCCGTAATAATGCCCATTGATTTCTGGGCATCATTGGAACCATGACTAAAGGCCATAAATGCGGCGGATAAGATCTGTAGTTTGGAAAAGTATTTGTTAACGTTTCTATGGGACCAGTTGCCGACAAGAATAAAAATAAATTTCATGACCAAATAGGCAATAAGAAAACCTATGATTGGAGAGGTTATAAGGGGGATAAAGATCTTTTCTATTAAGCCTCTGACATTAAGAACGGCAAACCCCCGACTTGCCACTGCCGCTCCTGCCAGGCCGCCGATTAGAGCGTGGGAAGAACTGCTGGGTAGCCCGTAATACCAGGTGAAGAGGTTCCATATAATGGAGCCGGCTAGACCGGCTATGAGGATTTCATTATTAATAAGCTTTGGGTCCACAATTCCGTTGCCGATGGTATGAGCCACTTCCGTACTCGCAAGCGCTCCCACAAAATTAAGGACTGCAGCCATTATAATTGCTTTGGCGGGCGTCAGTACTCTAGTAGATACGGAAGTGGCTATGGCATTAGCTGTATCGTGAAAACCGTTAATAAAATCAAAAACCAGGGCAAGAATAATTACGAGGATGATTAAAAGATCAAGCATATTTCACCACTACCCCGCGTATCAGTTTGGCCACCTTTTCACATCGGTCAAGGGCTGTTTCCAGTTGTTCGAAAACTTCTTTCCACTTGATAACCAAAATAGCATCATCGGCCTTTTTAAACAAATCGGCTACTCCGAACCTGTATATTTTGTCTCCTGCCGTTTCCAGTTTTTTAATCTCATAGCACAGGTCCATTATTTGGACGGTATTATTTTTGGTGTTTTTCAGGTAGTAAACTGATTGTTTAACTTTATCGGTAGCATCAACGAAAATGTCGACCATTTCTCTAAATTTCTGGATAGGAATTCCGGTTTCATAAATAACCATTTTTTCCACGGTACTGCAGATGGAATCTAATATTTCGTCCAGTTCCCTGGCCAAACTATAGATGTCTTCCCGGTCGAAAGGGGTTATAAAAGTTTGGTTCAGCTTGTCTATAATTTGTTCGGTCACTTTATCACCCTTTTGCTCAACGGCTACGAGTTCGTCGAGCCGTTCTTCCATAGCTTCATGCCTGGACATCATATCCTTTAAAAGCAGAGCGCCTTCATGTAAGATGTCTGCGGATTCTTCGAAAAGTCTAAAAAACTTATCATCCTCGGACCTGAACATTTTAAACATATTCCTTCCCCCGTAAACTTAAATTTTAGACAATAGTCTGAAAAGATTGTTAAAATTACACGAATAATTATTGTTCTTCTAGAATTGTTGATTTCCTGTTAATTCATTGTTAAATTTATGTTAACATTATGGCCCGGATTGCCGGTCCGGCGGGTAGATAAAAAAAATTAAAGATTACTTGACAATTAATATAGCCTGTTATAAAATCAAGTATGTGTAAAGGAAAATCCCTTGACACATAAGAGGGTGAAAGAGGTTGGACAAACTCGGTTGGATTTCACTGCTCCTGGATTTTTATGGCCCACTGTTGACGGATAAACAATTTGCATACATGGAAATGTACTATAATAATGATTTGTCGCTTGGTGAAATAGCGGAAGAACATTCCGTAAGTCGGCAGGCGGTTTACGACATAATAAAGCGGGGCGAAAAAATCCTTGAGGAATACGAAAACAAATTGGGGTTAGTGAAAAAGTTTAATAAAGAACGGGAAAAACTTAACCAGGTAGCAAAAATTATCGCGGAATTAAAAAGAAACCATAAAAACGATGAATTGGACCGGGCTTTAAAATTATTGGCTGAAGTTGTCGAAATGGAAACCCGCTAGTATATGAATCGACTAATTGATGAAAATAAACATAAATATCCAACAGAGTAAAGACCCGAATTTATAGGGAGGTCTAAATATGATATTCGAAAGCTTGGCTGAACGGCTGCAAAATACCTTCAAAAAACTTAAAGGTAAGGGAAAACTGGATGAAAAAGATGTTGACGAAGCCATGCGGGAGGTCAGGGTAGCCCTCCTGGAGGCCGATGTCAACTATAAGGTTGTAAAAGATTTTGTAAAAAAAGTCAAGGAACGGGCTATCGGGGCTGAGGTTTTAGGAAGCCTAACCCCTGGTCAGCAGGTTATTAAAATTGTCAATGATGAATTAACTGAATTGATGGGAGGTACCCAAAGTAAAATTACGATTTCTTCCAAGCCGCCCACGGTGGTTATGTTGGTGGGCCTGCAAGGAGCCGGGAAAACGACAACCGTAGGGAAATTGGGGAATCAATTGCGGAAACAGGGAAGGCGCCCTTTGCTTGTGGCAGCGGATGTATACCGGCCTGCTGCAATCAAGCAGTTGAAAGTATTGGGCGAACAATTGAATATTCCTGTTTTTAGTCTGGGAGATAAAACCAACCCTGTTGATATTGCCAAAGCTGCCGTTGAACATGCCAAATCTTATGGGAATGACATGGTGCTTATCGACACTGCCGGACGGCTGCATATCAACGAAGAGTTGATGGAGGAACTGAAAAACATCAAGGAAAGCGTCAAACCGCACGAAATATTGTTTGTCATGGATGCCACCACCGGCCAGGATGCTGTAAATGTGGCCAAGACCTTTGATGAACAGCTTGGTATTGACGGAGTCATTATTACCAAGCTCGATGGTGATACCCGTGGCGGTGCTGCTTTATCAGTAAAAGCAGTCACGGGCAAACCTATAAAATTTGTCGGAATGGGCGAAAAACTTGATGCCCTTGAGCCCTTTTTCCCTGATCGGATGGCTTCCCGTATTTTGGGTATGGGAGACGTTTTAAGCTTGATTGAAAAGGCCCAGTCAACCCTTGATGCCAATAAAGCTCGTGAATTGCAGCAAAAAATTAAGTCCCAGGATTACAACTTGGAGGATTTTTTGGAGCAGATGCGCCAGGTACGTAAAATGGGACCATTAGACCAGATTTTGGGTATGCTGCCGGGGATGGGAAATCTGAAACAATTAAAAGATGTGCAGGTTGATGAAAAAGAAATGCTGCATATCGAAGCCATCATTCAATCAATGACCCCGGAAGAAAGGCGTAACCCCTCCATCATCAAAGATAGCCGGAAAAAGAGGATTGCGAAGGGGAGCGGCACCAAAGTCAGCGATGTAAACAAACTTCTTAAGCAGTTTGACCAAACTAAGAAAATGATGAAACAAATGATGGGTATGGAAAAAATGTTGAAGAAGCGTAAAGGTGGGGGCTTTAAGCTTCCATTTTTCAAATAAAGTATATAATGTGAAAAAATTGTAAGATTATATAAGGAGGTGAAAACATGGCAACCAGAATCCGCTTGCGCAGAATGGGCGCCAAGAAAAATCCTTTTTACAGGATAGTGGTGGCCGATAAGAGGGCCCCGAGAGACGGCGCCTTTATCGAGGAAATTGGTTATTACAATCCCTTGAAGGACCCTGCTGTTATAGAGGTTAATAAAGAAAAGGCTGTTGAATGGCTGAACAAGGGTGCACAACCTTCTGATACTGTCAGGTCACTTTTTACCAAAGTAGGAATAATTAATAAATAATTGTCTTTGGTTTTTCGGGGGGTGCAACCATGAAGGAATTACTTGATTACTTAGCACGGTCCCTTGTGGATAACCCGGATCAGGTGCAAATTAATGTAGTTGAGGGAGATAAATCTCTCGTTTTGGAATTGAAAGTCGCCCCTGAAGATATGGGTAAGGTTATTGGCAAACAAGGTAGAATTGCTAAGGCTATCAGAACAGTTATCAAAGCTGCTGCTGCTAAAGAAGGCAAAAAGGTTATGGTTGAAATTATATAACCCAAAGGAGGGGCTGGTTTCAGCCCCTTACTCCTATTTTTTAATATTTAGGAAATTATGCTTTGAGGTAAAATTGTGGATAACCTCAAAGCATGATTTCCGGATATCAACAAAAGTTTCCTTGAGGTTTCAATAGAAACTTTTGTTCTTTGTTATCTTATGTGTTGGGTGGGGTCTTGTTTTGGATAGTTTGACTATTTTGCGTCAGGTTACAGTAAAGGCGAAGGTTACGGAAAAATTCAAAAATACTATGGCAGCGCAAATCCAGGATGCGATCAGAAAAATTGATTTGGAGTTGCAGAATATCGATTTTCAACTGAAACGCACGGTGGCCGAATTAGAAAAACAAAATCCTGCAGGCATTCCTGCTGCGAAAAAACATTTTCAGGACGAAAGGGAAAAAAGGACCAAGGCCAGGGAACAACTGACGGAACAAATTAAGCAGATTGGTAAACTTGCTATTGGTTCAGAGATTATCCAGGGTACATTGGATACCCTTGCCGAAATAAAAGTGGGCGATAACTGGCAGGATATATTTAACGTAGAGGTTGTTGTATGTGATGACCGTATAATAGAAATACGGAGGAGAACTATCGGTAATGGAACAGGCAACTAAAAAGTTGATTGCTATCGGCAAGATTATAAATACTCATGGGCACAAGGGGGAAGTGAAGGTATTTCCTTTAACCGATGATCCCAGGAGGATGGAAGAACTAGAGAAGGTATATTTTACTTCAGGAGAGTCAACAAGGGAGTTAACCATCAAACAGGTAAGATACCATAAAAATTTTGTTGTCCTAAGTTTTGAGGAAATAAAAGACATGAATGCAGCGGAACTGCTAAAAAACGGGGAAATTTGCATTACCAAGGATGAACTGCGTTCATTACCGGAAGGCAGTTATTATATTTTTGATATTATCGGCTTAAATGTATTCACCAATGAAGGTAGATATCTGGGCGAAGTCACTGATGTAATTCAAACGGGGGCTAACGATGTTTATGAAGTCAGAGACAGTAAAAGCGGTAAACATTATTTAATACCTGCTTTAAAGCAGATAGTAAAAAGTATAGATACGGAAAAAAAAGAGATGATAATTTGCCCAATGGAAGGGCTGTTAGAATAGATGCACGAGTTCGGTGGTTGCTATGAGGTTTGATATACTGACCCTTTTTCCGGAAATGTTTGTGGGACCTTTTGGAGCAAGCATTATAAAGCGGGCGGTAGAGAAAGGATTAATTGAAATACATACTACTAATATTAGGGATTTTGCTGAGGACAAGCACCGGATTGTAGATGATTATCCCTTCGGCGGTGGCGCCGGAATGGTTATGAAACCTGAACCGATATTTAAAGCTGTAGAATCCCTTAGGCCGGAAAAAGGGAGAAGCCAAGTCATTCTCTTGTCTCCCCAAGGGATAGTGTACAAGCAGGAAATAGCCAGAAAGCTTTCGCAATACGGCCATATTGTTTTGATTTGCGGCCATTACGAAGGTGTCGATGAACGAATTAAATCACTTATTGATATGGAATTATCTATCGGTGATTACATACTTACCGGCGGGGAGTTGGCGGCCATGGTGGTAGTTGATTCCGTGGCGCGATTAATTCCCGGTGTTCTCGGTGACGAGGAATCAGCAAAGGAAGAATCCTTTTCCAATAACCTACTGGAGTATCCGCACTATACGCGACCCCGTGAATTTAGGGGCATGTCTGTACCTGACATTTTATTGAGCGGGAACCATGAAAAAATCAGAGCCTGGAGGCTAAAGCAGTCTTTGCTAAAGACTCTGCAGATGCGACCGGATCTGCTTTCCGAAGACCGTTTAACGCCCGAGCAGCGCAAGCTTTTGGCTGAAGAGATAGGGGCAGAAGATAATAAACGGGTTAAAAAGATTACCAATACAGGGGATGACCACAGTGAGTAGTGCGCCAAAATTATATATCGGTTTACTTCATTATCCGGTATACAACAAAAATATGAACGTTATTACCACCTCAATTACCAATTTGGATATTCATGATATTGCCCGAACAGCCTGTACTTATGATATAGCCAGGTATTATGTCATTCATCCTCTTGAAACCCAGCGGCGTTTGATTGGCGACATCCTTAATTACTGGCAGGAAGGGTACGGGGCGAGTTACAACCCAGACCGCAAAGAGGCCTTTCAAAGGGTAAAACTCATAGATACTTTGGACTCTGCCATGCAGGAAATTGAAAAAGTTGAAGGGCAGGTTCCCAAATTAATAACTACCGATGCCCGGATATACCCCAATACTATTTCTTACAAGGAAATGAGGAAATTGTTGGATACGGGTGATCCTTATCTGCTATTATTTGGTACGGGCTGGGGGATAGAAAAAGAAACTATGCTGAAATCTGATTATATCCTTGAACCTATATATGGCGCCGGTCCATATAACCATTTGAGTGTGCGCAGCGCAGTAGCAATTATTCTGGACAGGCTTAAAGGAACACCATGGTGGGAATAACTAATATTAAACCTTGTGTTTTCCATATGGCTATGCTATAATATCTCTTGTTAGTTTCTCATAACGCAGTTTTAAAATGCGCTTCTTTGTATGACGGATGGTCCTCTGCCGTAAAAGACGGTCACGAACATCTATGTGGGAAGGGGGTACATAGAATGGACGTATTAAAAACTATTGAGCAGGAGCAAATGAAGGACAATATTCCTGATTTTAGGCCTGGTGATACTGTAAAGGTATACGTCAAGGTAGTTGAAGGTAACCGAGAGAGGATTCAGGTTTTTGAAGGTACTGTTATTAAGCGGCGTGGTGGCGGTTTGAGAGAAACCTTTACCGTTAGAAGGGTTTCATATGGTGTTGGTGTGGAAAGGACATTTCCTCTTCATTCACCGAGAATAGAAAAGATAGAGGTAGTCAGACGTGGTAAAGTACGTCGCGCTAAACTATTCTACCTTAGACAAGTTAGAGGGAAAGCTGCCAGGATTAAAGAAAAGCGGTAGTAGCGAAAGGGACTGTTACGCAGTCCCTTTTAAAATCTGTTTTTTTTAGAAAAACTACAATCGGCTAATATATTTATTCCGCCAACATAGTTCTGTAGAAAGGCTTATGATGGGTTAAGGTCATAGTGCGGCCTTTTATAAGGAGGTAACCATGGAACGGGAAAACGGTTTTAAAGAAGATATTGGACAAATTGGTGTGGAACCGGAAAAGATTGAAGCGGCCAAAGGCACATTAGCACAGACCGGTTTTGCGGAAGGCGCCTTGGAACATGATCAGAAAAAAAAGGGTAGTTTCTTTGGCGAAATTCTGGAATCAGTGGCGATAGCTGTTATCCTGGCTTTCGTGATCAGGGTATTTCTGTTTCAGCCCTTTTATATACCTTCCGGTTCGATGGAACCGACATTACAGCCCGGCGACCGTATAATAGTTAATAAATTTCTATACCGTTTTAAGGAACCGGCCAGGGGTGATATAATAGTTTTTAAATATCCCAGGAACCCAAAAAGGGATTTTATTAAGAGGGTTATAGGCCTACCCGGCGAAACAGTGGAAATAAGGGACAGTGTTCTCTATATAAACGGAAAAAAAGTTGATCAGCCGTACCTGCCCAAAGGCCTGCGCTACGGCAGTTATGGACCGGTTAAAGTACCGGAAGGAAGTTATTTTATGATGGGCGATAATAGGAATAACAGTGAAGATAGTCGGGTATGGGGTACTTTGCCGCGGGAAAACATAGTAGGGAAGGCTATGCTGATATATTGGCCCCTGGCCCGTGCCGGAATGATAAAATGAATCAAGCTTATTCTCTTAAGGTGATTCCATGGAACTAGATACGGTGATTCAGTGGTTTCCCGGTCATATGGTGAAAGCCAAGAAAATGGTCCGGGAAAACCTAAAGGTTGTTGATATTGTGATTGAACTGGTTGATGCCAGAATTCCTTCCAGCAGTAGGAACCCTGACCTACAGGAAATAATTCAGGGCAAACCCCGGGTTGTAGCTCTCAATAAAGCTGACCTGGCCGACCAGAATCTTACAGAACGGTGGACCCAGGTTTTTGCCAGAGACGGATGTAATGCTGTGGCCATAAATTCTACGACCGGGCAGGGGGTAGAGAAGCTTGTAGCATTGACAAAGAAAGCCGGCGAACCCGTTATGCAAAAGCTGGCCGCGAAAGGACGCAAACCAAGGCCTATAAGAGCAATGATTTTAGGTATACCGAATGTTGGGAAGTCGTCCTTAATCAACAAACTTGCCGGGAAAGGAGCTACCAGGACAGGGGACCGGCCTGGCGTAACACGGGGAAAACAGTGGATCCGGGTAGGCAGAGATATGGAATTGTTGGATACACCAGGAATCCTCTGGCCGAAATTTGACGACCCGGAAGTTGGGTTTAAACTGGCTGTGACGGGTGCGATAAAAGAAGAAGTAATAAACGTGGAGCAGGTTGTATTAAAACTGCTCAAATACTTAAAGGACATGCATCCGGAAAAATTGAAAGCCCGCTATAAGCTAGACAGTTTAAGTGAAAAACCGGTAGAAATTCTCGCCGATATAGGTGCCCGCCGGGGACTTCTGATACCGGGTGGACAGGTAGATATGGAAAAAGCTGCCCGTGTTATTCTGGCAGAATTCCGGGCGGGAAAACTGGGACGATTTACCCTTGATTTGCCTGGTAGTTAACGGAACGCGGCATATACATAGCTGCGTTTTTTTTTTTTTTGGCCAATTATTTGTTATCTAAAGAGAAAACTTATTTTTTCTGCAGGGTTTACCCGAATGTTAAAGAATAAATATTTATATAGAAACTAAAAAATGTCAACAGTTTTGGGGAGAGAGTTTCTTGGATATTTCAAAAATGAGCCTGGCTCTGATAAAAGAAAAAGTAAAAGAAATACGGAAAATACAGCCCGGTTTTTTGGAACTGATGGCGCAGGATTCCAGGACTGGCGTTAGAAATCTGTATTTAACCTGTAAAAAACGTCTGGAAGCTATGGAAAAAGAAAAAGAGCGGCTTAACGCTTTGCTTAAGTATGAAAGGGAGCTTTGGGCTGCTGGGTATACATTGGTTGCCGGTATTGATGAAGCCGGGCGCGGGCCTTTGGCCGGTCCAGTTGTAGCGGCTGCGGTAATCCTAAAGCAGGGGGATCTAATTGAGGGTCTGAATGATTCAAAAAAACTGTCACCGGAGAAAAGAAGCGAATTGGAGGAAGTAATCAAAGAAAGAGCCGTTGCTTATGGCATTGGTATAGTCAGTGAAACGGAAATCGACGAGATGAACATTTACCAGGCCGCTTTAAAGGCGATGCGTATTGCGGTGGCTAAAATTTCCTTGAAACCGGAATATTTATTGGTTGATGCAGTAACTATACCGGGGGTGTCCATACCACAAAAAGCCATTGTACACGGGGACGCTTTGAGTTGTTCCATTGCCGCAGCTTCGATATTAGCTAAAGAAACAAGGGATAGGATTATGACGGAACTGGACGCTTTATACCCGCATTACGGCTTTGCCCAGCATAAAGGTTATGCTACCGCTTTTCACCTGGAGGCTCTTAAAAAATACGGGCCATGTCCTGTGCACAGAAAAACCTTTGGGCAGGTCCGGCAAAATCCTACATAAATATACAAATATGTGTATAATGAATCAGTAATTTTGGCAATTTTCTTTTTTTAAGAAGGGATTTTTGAAATGAATATAGAATATATATTACCGTGTAAGTTTTTGTCTACTTTTACACTGCTTCCGGAGGATCTGCCATGAAACGGATTGCTCTATTTGACGCCAAACCTAATATGGTTGTGGGCAGAGACGTGCGGAGCAGGACAGGTCATTTGCTTTTAAAAAAAGGCGCTATCTTATCCGAAAAAAATATCGGTATGCTGGCCAGATATGGCGTTCCCATTATTTATATTGAAGAC encodes the following:
- a CDS encoding DUF47 domain-containing protein; translation: MFKMFRSEDDKFFRLFEESADILHEGALLLKDMMSRHEAMEERLDELVAVEQKGDKVTEQIIDKLNQTFITPFDREDIYSLARELDEILDSICSTVEKMVIYETGIPIQKFREMVDIFVDATDKVKQSVYYLKNTKNNTVQIMDLCYEIKKLETAGDKIYRFGVADLFKKADDAILVIKWKEVFEQLETALDRCEKVAKLIRGVVVKYA
- the rimM gene encoding ribosome maturation factor RimM (Essential for efficient processing of 16S rRNA); translation: MEQATKKLIAIGKIINTHGHKGEVKVFPLTDDPRRMEELEKVYFTSGESTRELTIKQVRYHKNFVVLSFEEIKDMNAAELLKNGEICITKDELRSLPEGSYYIFDIIGLNVFTNEGRYLGEVTDVIQTGANDVYEVRDSKSGKHYLIPALKQIVKSIDTEKKEMIICPMEGLLE
- a CDS encoding inorganic phosphate transporter yields the protein MLDLLIILVIILALVFDFINGFHDTANAIATSVSTRVLTPAKAIIMAAVLNFVGALASTEVAHTIGNGIVDPKLINNEILIAGLAGSIIWNLFTWYYGLPSSSSHALIGGLAGAAVASRGFAVLNVRGLIEKIFIPLITSPIIGFLIAYLVMKFIFILVGNWSHRNVNKYFSKLQILSAAFMAFSHGSNDAQKSMGIITAALLSAGLIPEFKVPTLVVVACATAMALGTSLGGWRIIKTMGSRIIRLEPVHGFAAESSAALVIIAASLLGKPVSTTHVISASIMGVGSTQRLSAVRWFVAKNIVNAWILTAPLSAIVAAIAFFIINFFR
- a CDS encoding putative DNA-binding protein encodes the protein MDKLGWISLLLDFYGPLLTDKQFAYMEMYYNNDLSLGEIAEEHSVSRQAVYDIIKRGEKILEEYENKLGLVKKFNKEREKLNQVAKIIAELKRNHKNDELDRALKLLAEVVEMETR
- the lepB gene encoding signal peptidase I yields the protein MERENGFKEDIGQIGVEPEKIEAAKGTLAQTGFAEGALEHDQKKKGSFFGEILESVAIAVILAFVIRVFLFQPFYIPSGSMEPTLQPGDRIIVNKFLYRFKEPARGDIIVFKYPRNPKRDFIKRVIGLPGETVEIRDSVLYINGKKVDQPYLPKGLRYGSYGPVKVPEGSYFMMGDNRNNSEDSRVWGTLPRENIVGKAMLIYWPLARAGMIK
- a CDS encoding RNA methyltransferase, yielding MTTVSSAPKLYIGLLHYPVYNKNMNVITTSITNLDIHDIARTACTYDIARYYVIHPLETQRRLIGDILNYWQEGYGASYNPDRKEAFQRVKLIDTLDSAMQEIEKVEGQVPKLITTDARIYPNTISYKEMRKLLDTGDPYLLLFGTGWGIEKETMLKSDYILEPIYGAGPYNHLSVRSAVAIILDRLKGTPWWE
- the ylqF gene encoding ribosome biogenesis GTPase YlqF, with protein sequence MELDTVIQWFPGHMVKAKKMVRENLKVVDIVIELVDARIPSSSRNPDLQEIIQGKPRVVALNKADLADQNLTERWTQVFARDGCNAVAINSTTGQGVEKLVALTKKAGEPVMQKLAAKGRKPRPIRAMILGIPNVGKSSLINKLAGKGATRTGDRPGVTRGKQWIRVGRDMELLDTPGILWPKFDDPEVGFKLAVTGAIKEEVINVEQVVLKLLKYLKDMHPEKLKARYKLDSLSEKPVEILADIGARRGLLIPGGQVDMEKAARVILAEFRAGKLGRFTLDLPGS
- the trmD gene encoding tRNA (guanosine(37)-N1)-methyltransferase TrmD, producing MRFDILTLFPEMFVGPFGASIIKRAVEKGLIEIHTTNIRDFAEDKHRIVDDYPFGGGAGMVMKPEPIFKAVESLRPEKGRSQVILLSPQGIVYKQEIARKLSQYGHIVLICGHYEGVDERIKSLIDMELSIGDYILTGGELAAMVVVDSVARLIPGVLGDEESAKEESFSNNLLEYPHYTRPREFRGMSVPDILLSGNHEKIRAWRLKQSLLKTLQMRPDLLSEDRLTPEQRKLLAEEIGAEDNKRVKKITNTGDDHSE
- a CDS encoding ribonuclease HII, with the protein product MSLALIKEKVKEIRKIQPGFLELMAQDSRTGVRNLYLTCKKRLEAMEKEKERLNALLKYERELWAAGYTLVAGIDEAGRGPLAGPVVAAAVILKQGDLIEGLNDSKKLSPEKRSELEEVIKERAVAYGIGIVSETEIDEMNIYQAALKAMRIAVAKISLKPEYLLVDAVTIPGVSIPQKAIVHGDALSCSIAAASILAKETRDRIMTELDALYPHYGFAQHKGYATAFHLEALKKYGPCPVHRKTFGQVRQNPT
- the rplS gene encoding 50S ribosomal protein L19; its protein translation is MDVLKTIEQEQMKDNIPDFRPGDTVKVYVKVVEGNRERIQVFEGTVIKRRGGGLRETFTVRRVSYGVGVERTFPLHSPRIEKIEVVRRGKVRRAKLFYLRQVRGKAARIKEKR
- the rpsP gene encoding 30S ribosomal protein S16 — protein: MATRIRLRRMGAKKNPFYRIVVADKRAPRDGAFIEEIGYYNPLKDPAVIEVNKEKAVEWLNKGAQPSDTVRSLFTKVGIINK
- a CDS encoding KH domain-containing protein; this translates as MKELLDYLARSLVDNPDQVQINVVEGDKSLVLELKVAPEDMGKVIGKQGRIAKAIRTVIKAAAAKEGKKVMVEII
- a CDS encoding YlqD family protein, with the protein product MDSLTILRQVTVKAKVTEKFKNTMAAQIQDAIRKIDLELQNIDFQLKRTVAELEKQNPAGIPAAKKHFQDEREKRTKAREQLTEQIKQIGKLAIGSEIIQGTLDTLAEIKVGDNWQDIFNVEVVVCDDRIIEIRRRTIGNGTGN
- the ffh gene encoding signal recognition particle protein, translating into MIFESLAERLQNTFKKLKGKGKLDEKDVDEAMREVRVALLEADVNYKVVKDFVKKVKERAIGAEVLGSLTPGQQVIKIVNDELTELMGGTQSKITISSKPPTVVMLVGLQGAGKTTTVGKLGNQLRKQGRRPLLVAADVYRPAAIKQLKVLGEQLNIPVFSLGDKTNPVDIAKAAVEHAKSYGNDMVLIDTAGRLHINEELMEELKNIKESVKPHEILFVMDATTGQDAVNVAKTFDEQLGIDGVIITKLDGDTRGGAALSVKAVTGKPIKFVGMGEKLDALEPFFPDRMASRILGMGDVLSLIEKAQSTLDANKARELQQKIKSQDYNLEDFLEQMRQVRKMGPLDQILGMLPGMGNLKQLKDVQVDEKEMLHIEAIIQSMTPEERRNPSIIKDSRKKRIAKGSGTKVSDVNKLLKQFDQTKKMMKQMMGMEKMLKKRKGGGFKLPFFK